The nucleotide sequence TGCATTTTTTTTATAGCTTGTTAACGCGAATGTGGCGTGTGAAGCGAGTTGTCACGGCTTTTGTGAGGTCATGTTTTTTGAATGTGTGGGAATCTACCCATTATCTTTCAGATTGGCAGTGAAGGACCTGATGACAAAACAAGTGACTGTTGGTTTTCATTGAATGCAATGCCCAGATAGTCAGGCATGGGTTAACACAGGTAAAAATTTGCTTATGTCTGACTTGCGGTAGCGGTTTTGGTCCATTATCTTCTTGTGTCTGGCCTGGGTACTTGAATCAGCCTATTGGTCACACACTTTCAGTCGGCAGGTTATAAAACAAAAAATAAGCTAGGTTAACAAACCATGTCATCAACAAAAAAAGCGTTGAAAAAACGGATTCAGGAAGAAGCCCAGCAGCATATGAGCCGTGTACGTATGAAGATGCTGGGGCAGTATTCATTGCCTGACAAGGGGCAACGCAAAGAGTAAAGTAACGGCTTGATCTCAAGTGAATCGTATTTTTCAGCACGTATGAAATGCATAGCAATCCAGTCAGACCGGCTGGGTTGCTTTTTTGTATGCTCGCCATCCCTATCACTGAACCATCCCTATGGTGCTGAGGATTGTTCTCAGCTCCAGCCATAAATTCACACGATATTCTCATGCTCAAACGCAAGGATTAGAGGGATTACATGATATTCGGTTAACAAAATAGATGCACCCGTGATATAAAGCTTGTTGCTTATTTAATCCTGAGGGTTTTGCTTTGTCTGTATCTCACGTTGGCTGTATGGGTGAGTGGATGAATCAGCGCTTTGCGTTGATGGCTGAAAATCGAAGAGCACTTTCCTATGCAGCGTAATCCGATCTTTAACCGATACAGTTTCGCGGGCCTTGGGGCAACACTGATTGGTAATGGTATTGGGCGCTTTGCGTATATCGCACTGATGCCAGCTTTGATTCAAGCCGGTTGGTTTCGGGTAGAAGATGCCACTTATCTGGGAGCGGCAACGTTAATCGGCTACATATTTGGCGCGCCGGCAGCAAATTTTCTGATCAGGCACTTTCGTGTCGGTCAGGTTATCCGGGTCGCCATGCTGGTCAGCAGTCTCAGTTATCTGGGTTGTGCATTTCAGGATGCGCCTCTGGTGTGGTTTTACGTGCTGCGCACTCTGGCAGGCGTTGCAGGCGCTATGCTAATGGTGCTCGCCCCGCCGATCATTGTGAGAATGCACAGTGCCAAGGTCAAAACGCGTATCAGCGGCGTGGTGTTTTCCGGTATTGGCCTGGGCGCCATGCTCTCCGGAACACTGATTCCGCTGCTTATCTATCACAGTGTGGTTTCTGCATGGATAGGCATGGGGGTTGTGGCTTTGGTGACGACAGTGCTGACCTGGAATGCCTGGGGGGCAACAGAGCCGTTATCCGGTAGTCGTACCGCTCCGGCAACCTTCCGGAATATGTCCAGATCTCAGGGGATGACGGTGCTGTTGATCCTGCTGGCTTATACCTTTAATGCCATCGGCTATCTGCCGCATACGCTCTTTTGGGTGGATTACATCGTACGTGAGCTGAATATGACATTTGTCAGTGGCGGGCTCTATTGGGCAACGTTCGGGATTGGCGCTGCAATTGGGCCTGTTTTAACCGGATTTCTCGGCGATTATGCCGGAGTCAGACGCTCGTTATTGATCGCATTTTCTTTGAAAGCATTGGGTGTTTCGCTGCCTTTAATCAGCAGTCATCCATTGGCGTTGTTTTTCTCTTCTCTGCTGGTGGGTATTTTCACGCCGGGAACGGTCACTTTGGTTTCGACTTATACACTGGAATCTGTGGGCTATGAATTGCATACCAAAGCCTGGAGTGCAATGACCTTGTCCTTTGCTATCTCTCAGGGCGTGGTAGGTTTCATGATGGCATATTATGCTGCCCAGCTTGCCTCGTACTCCGTTTTGTTTGCCGTCAGTGCCAGTGCGTTAGTTGTATCCATTGCATGTATCTTTTTCACGCGGCCTCAACAGGGAAGC is from Photobacterium sp. TLY01 and encodes:
- a CDS encoding YbfB/YjiJ family MFS transporter, which gives rise to MQRNPIFNRYSFAGLGATLIGNGIGRFAYIALMPALIQAGWFRVEDATYLGAATLIGYIFGAPAANFLIRHFRVGQVIRVAMLVSSLSYLGCAFQDAPLVWFYVLRTLAGVAGAMLMVLAPPIIVRMHSAKVKTRISGVVFSGIGLGAMLSGTLIPLLIYHSVVSAWIGMGVVALVTTVLTWNAWGATEPLSGSRTAPATFRNMSRSQGMTVLLILLAYTFNAIGYLPHTLFWVDYIVRELNMTFVSGGLYWATFGIGAAIGPVLTGFLGDYAGVRRSLLIAFSLKALGVSLPLISSHPLALFFSSLLVGIFTPGTVTLVSTYTLESVGYELHTKAWSAMTLSFAISQGVVGFMMAYYAAQLASYSVLFAVSASALVVSIACIFFTRPQQGSEPVSQSVS